One Vitis vinifera cultivar Pinot Noir 40024 chromosome 8, ASM3070453v1 genomic window carries:
- the LOC100258574 gene encoding alpha-L-arabinofuranosidase 1, which yields MGCFRASCKVLFCFFFLVSSVYQFLPIGADGNQTAQLIVDTKGPGRKMPETLFGLFFEEINHAGAGGLWAELVSNRGFEAGGPITPSNIDPWAVIGNESYVVVATDRSSPFERNKVALRVEVLCGNDSNSTNICPAGGVGVYNPGYWGMNVEQNKWFTVVMHVRSEGAVNISVALTSSNGVDTLAATNFVANACTVGNWTKYTANLRATATNSNARLQLTTTKKGVIWFDQVSLMPVDTYRNHNFRKDLSQMIADLKPRFLRFPGGCFVEGDWLRNAFRWKQTIGPWEERPGHFGDVWKYWTDDGLGYFEFLQLAEDIGALPVWVFNNGISHNDEVDTTSIGPFVQEVLDSIEFARGASNSTWGSVRTAMGHEDPFNLKYIAVGNEDCWKKNYRGNYMRFYDAIKRVYPDIKLITNCDASSRKLNHPADYYDFHIYTSATNLYSMAHQFDRTSRDAPKAFVSEYAVTGKDAGSGTLLAALAEAAFLIGVEKNSDVVEMASYAPLFVNSNDRTWSPDAIVFNSSFVYGTPSYWMQHFFSNSSGATLLNSTLTNNSSSSLIASAITWKSSQDNKTYIKLKVVNFRNVSVSLKISVDGLQTNSLQLSGATKTVLTSSNVMDENSFKEPTKVAPFRFELKDVGKDLDAELPAYSFTAFDLLTDSSSLQTVETDAGYKSSI from the exons GAGATCAACCATGCAGGAGCTGGTGGACTGTGGGCAGAGCTTGTCAGCAACAGAG GCTTTGAAGCGGGGGGCCCTATCACTCCCTCAAACATTGATCCCTGGGCTGTAATCGGGAATGAATCATATGTAGTTGTAGCAACAGATCGTTCATCACCCTTTGAGCGTAACAAAGTAGCGCTTCGAGTGGAGGTGCTCTGTGGCAATGACAGCAATAGCACTAATATCTGTCCAGCTGGAGGCGTTGGTGTCTACAACCCTGGGTACTGGGGCATG AATGTTGAACAAAATAAGTGGTTTACTGTGGTCATGCATGTTCGCTCAGAAGGAGCAGTCAATATATCTGTGGCATTGACTAGCTCAAATGGAGTGGACACCCTCGCTGCTACTAACTTTGT AGCTAATGCTTGTACTGTCGGAAACTGGACGAAATATACAGCTAATTTGCGAGCTACAGCAACAAATAGTAATGCAAGACTTCAATTGACAACAACCAAAAAGGGGGTGATATGGTTTGATCAAGTGTCATTAATGCCTGTGGATACATACCGG AACCATAATTTCAGAAAAGATCTTTCACAAATGATAGCCGATTTGAAACCTCGATTTCTTAGGTTTCCAG GTGGCTGTTTCGTTGAAGGTGATTGGTTAAGAAATGCATTTCGCTGGAAACAGACAATTGGGCCCTGGGAGGAGAGACCTGGACACTTTGGTGATGTTTGGAAGTACTGGACTGATGATGGACTTGGTTATTTTGAGTTCCTTCAA CTAGCGGAGGACATTGGTGCATTGCCAGTGTGGGTGTTCAACAATG GAATCAGCCACAATGATGAAGTCGATACCACTAGTATCGGACCCTTTGTTCAA GAAGTCCTTGATAGTATTGAGTTTGCGAGAGGTGCATCAAATTCTACATGGGGTTCTGTTAGGACTGCAATGGGACACGAAGAcccttttaacttaaaatatattgcAGTTGGAAATGAGGATTGCTGGAAAAAGAATTACCGGG GAAACTACATGAGGTTCTATGATGCTATCAAACGAGTTTATCCAGATATCAAACTAATCACAAACTGTGATGCGTCTTCTCGGAAGTTGAATCACCCAGCTGATTACTATGATTTCCAT ATTTACACATCTGCCACCAACCTGTATAGTATGGCTCATCAATTTGATCGCACATCACGTGATGCTCCAAAG GCTTTTGTCAGTGAGTATGCTGTGACAGGTAAAGATGCTGGTTCAGGAACTCTTTTGGCAGCATTGGCTGAAGCTGCATTCCTCATTGGGGTGGAAAAGAACAG TGATGTTGTTGAGATGGCAAGCTATGCACCACTTTTTGTGAATTCCAATGACAGGAC CTGGAGCCCAGATGCAATCGTCTTCAATTCTTCCTTTGTGTATGGAACTCCTAGCTACTGGATGCAGCACTTTTTCAGCAACTCCAGTGGAGCGACTCTTCTCAATTCAACGCTCACGAATAATTCCTCCAGTTCACTTATTGCCTCTGCAATCACTTGGAAAAGCTCCCAGGATAACAAAACTTACATAaaattaaag GTTGTAAACTTCAGAAACGTGTCAGTGAGTCTCAAAATTTCCGTGGATGGGCTGCAGACAAACTCCCTACAATTGTCCGGGGCAACCAAGACTGTACTCACATCTAGCAATGTGATGGATGAGAATTCCTTCAAAGAACCAACCAAG GTTGCACCATTCCGATTTGAACTTAAAGATGTAGGCAAGGACTTGGATGCTGAACTCCCTGCTTATTCTTTCACTGCATTTGATTTGTTGACGGACTCAAGTAGTCTCCAGACCGTGGAAACCGATGCTGGCTATAAATCTTCGATTTAA